In the genome of Rutidosis leptorrhynchoides isolate AG116_Rl617_1_P2 unplaced genomic scaffold, CSIRO_AGI_Rlap_v1 contig347, whole genome shotgun sequence, the window ATACACATGCTGTTGAGAATCAAGTAAGctctaatatataatatatctgtcATCTCCACTAGTGAGCTCCTTTTTCAGTGAAGAGAACTAAACAATCCACAGCACCTCAGATTCATAGTCTGGATTGGTATATGACTAGCATAACACATAAAATTTCCATCCATTCGGTGATGCTACATTGTTTACATCTTTAACAACAATTACTAATACTGTACATTACAAACTTCATAACAACACATGAAACAAAGAGTAAGATAAGCTTGGAAAATTCAAATTCCCTTCAACTCTATCGACAATAGGTAGATATCCATCAAGAGCATTTTGCCATCTCCTTCTTCCTTTTCTGTTCAACCATATATTTTTTCGCTTGCTCAGCCTTTGCTCTCATCTCATCGATCATCTTGTCAGTCTTCTCTCTTATTGGTTTTGGAAACATAACTTCCAACCACTCTCATATAGTCATCCTTTCCAAATCCAACTCTTCTCCAACCTTCGGTTGATCACCTCCACCATCAGTATTTTCTTCATTTACCACAACCTCTTCTTCATCACGATCCATAACAGCCTCTGCATTTCTATTCCCTATTTTTCTACTACCACTATCTCCAATAACATCTAGATTATCTTTCTCTTCGTTATCATTAATTCCAATAACTTCTACATTATCATTCTAACCTATCTTCATTTTGTGGTTCACTGCCACATGAATCTATCCAGGCAGCCCCATGTTCCTCATTCACAAGCTCAACACCCTTTTCGCAACCATCCTCGTGCCCACCCACATTCAAGTCGTCATTTTGAGCGATATTTACCAATTCAACAACCTATCTTGCTCCTTCCACTTTAAATTACCCACCCTCCCTCTTCCCCTCCCTCTCGTAGGACGCTTAATTGCCCGGTGTTTTCTTGTGCACCTCCTCATTTCCCTTTCTCGAATCGATTTTCTCAGCCTTATTATCTCAGACTACTGACTCCACTAACCCGCCATCCATCTCCAGCCTATTGACGTCAACTTGAGTGATTGTATTGTTGTCCAGTACCTCCTCAGTCTCTAGCTCAACCTTAATTTTTAGATTGTCTACACCAGCTTGCTTCTCATGGCTTGTTGAAGGTTTATTTCTTCCCCACTGTCAACTCGTTTCAATCCCTTTAAAATCTCCACTTCAATGACTGGGTTTTTAGCTTTTGCCCTCCTCCGAGTGGGGGGTTCGTTTTAGACATGAGCTCATCATGCCCATTGTCCTCATCCAATGTGTATTCTTCACTTCAGCTACACGGTTTTCCGTCTTCCCCCCCCATATAGGGTATCTCTGGGGCCTACAGTCGTCGATTGGATCCAATTTTGCAGCATTCTCGACCTCAACATCCACTTCAACCCTAGCATTTCTCGCATTCGCACCTCGTCGGGCATTCTGAGGCTTAGATTTCAGATTCTCTTCAACCACACTGGCtacaagttttatcattattgaagtaTACTCACCGATCTTGAGCATATCGCCATCATTGAGTTCGATGGGAGTCGGAGGCGGGAGTTGGATATCGTTTAAAATAGTACCATTAGATGAATCAAGGTCAGCGAAAGTCCACTTGTTGGATTCACGCACTGATTCGATAAGGAGGTGTTTTGTAGAAATGCTCGCATCTTTAATAGGTAAATTGTTGCCGCGGACTATGTTGAAATATGTGTACAGCTATACCTCCACTACAAGTAGCATGGTGGACATTGCACTCATTACCTCCACTACAAGCGTGGTGGCCATTACACTCATTACTTCCACTACAAGGATGCTCATTACCTCCACTACAAGCATGGTAGCCATCGCACTCATTATCTCCACAAGTATGGTGGACATTGCACTTATACCTCTACTGCGAGCATGTATATTATTTCCATTAGAGATAAAACTAGTAGTATAAATGAACACAATCATAGTTTGTAATTTCTTAACTTGAAGCTTAATAAAAAAACTGAGATTCCACTCTCTAAAAACTTCCTCCCGATTCTATAATATCAATATGGTATCTAAGAGCCAGTGAGAGACCTCAGTTTTTAAGCTTAACTCAGTTCAAAAATCACTCAAAATTCACTTCAAAACAATCATTTTTCTATTTTCATTAGAGAAAATCACGTGAAAATATCATCTTCCATCACTGCTGATTCGGCTCTCTCACCAACATCAGACTTTTACTTGCATTCTAGTGAAAGTCCAACTCAATGCCTTGTCTCTCCTCTGTTAAACAACAACAATTTACCATTCATGGTCAAGATCTATGACCATGACTCTCAGATCAAAAGTTAAGTACAACTTTGTGAATGGCAAAATTCAACAACCAGATGAAAATGATGTAAACTTCCCTAACTGGGATAGATGTAACATTACTATTTCTTGCTGGATTATGAATTCTATCTCAGCATCAATTCAGCCTTCCATTTTCAGGTTCAAAACAACCTATGCTATGTGGAAGGACCTACAAGGCAGGTTTTCTAAAACAGACTTCTCAAGAATTTCTGACATTCAGGAAGAAATTTTCAGTCTTAAGCAAGGAGATCTCAACATTTCTGATTACTATACAAAAATGAGGATTCTATGGGATGAATTTGATGATCTCAGGCCCGTCCTTGAATGTGAATGTACAATTAAGTGTAAAATGTAAAGTACTTAAAATAATTGCTGACTACTATGAGAATGACAAGATAATCAGGTTCCTAAAGGGTTAAATGCTGTCTATGCACAAACCAGATCTACAATAATGATGATGGATCCAATTCCACCTCTCGAAAAAGTATATGCAACAGTGGCACAATATGAAAGGCATAATATACTACCTTCTGATACAAATGAGCCAACCTTGGCTGCTTTCTCTTCAGCAAAAGGGCCAAAATAGAAGAAGATGAGCTACAAAGAGAGGTAGAATTTAGTCCGCACTCACTGCAAGAAGGTAGGCCATCTTGCAAAGGAATGCTATAGGATTGTTGGATATCCTCCAAACTTCAACTTCACAAAATCTGCCTCTACCAACATGGCTGCTGATGTTGAACCTAAACCTGTCACAACACAAAAGACAGCAACAATGACAATCTCTCAGGATGAATATGAAGCACTGAAAAGACAAGCTCAAGCAAATGTTCAGTCACAAGTTTCTGTTAGCAACATGGCCAACACATCTCATGCTTTCAATGGTAAGCTTTCTAATAAAACATCTAAACATCAAAACAATTTCTTGTTATTGGACACAGGTGCATCAGACCACATCTGTTGTTCAAAGAATTTTTTTAAAAACTTAGAGCCAATTAAAAATCATTATGTTCAACTGCCAAACAAACAATCCATTCCTGTGACACACATAGGGACAGTAGAGTTATCAAACACCATCACACTTCTTAATGTACTGTATGCTCCAGAGTTTGCATTCAATCTTGTTTCTGCAAATAAACTGACTATAAATTCTAATTGTATTTTAATGGTCTACTCTTCAAAGTGTCTAATACAGGACTTGACTTCTATGAGGATGATTGGTACAGCTGAACAAAGACATGGACTCTACTACATGAATCTGATAGATAAATTTGTAGAACCTAGGAATTTTAATGTTCAAAAATAGTGTTCTATCAATGTGATTCATGATAATGCTAGGGAAACTTTTGATAGCTGGCATTTTAGACTTGATCATCCATCTAGTGCTAGACTTAACTCTTTTAAGAACATTAATCAAAGCATCAATTTCAGAAAAGATCATGTATGTGATGTTTGTCATTTTGCTAAACAAAGAAAACTTACTTTTTCAGTTAGTAATTCTATAgcaaatgatagttttaatttaGTTCACATGGACATTTGGGGACCTGGTCCTCCCACTATGCAAGGTCATAGATTTTTTCTAACCATTGTTGATGGTTACACTAGACATACATGGATCTTCCTCATGAAACATAAGTCAGAGACTAGAAGTTTAATTGAAAATTTCTATAACATGGCTCAGACACAGTTTAATAAAAAGATTAAAACTATTAGAAGTGATAATGGTCAAGAGTTCAAATATGCTGTATTTTATTCTTTGAATGGTATTGTGCATCAAACATCATGTGTTGAATGTCCTGAATAGAATGGCAGAGTGGAAAGAAAGCACCAGCATATTTTAAATGTTGGAAGAGCATTGCTGTTTCAAAATAAGCTTCCGTTAAATTCTGGAGCTTTGCTCTCTACCATGCCATCCATTTGATAAATAGGACACCAACTCCTATTCTAAGAGATAGAACTCCCTATGAACTATTGCATGATAAACTGCCTGACCTCACACACCTAAGAGTTTTTGGATCACTATGTTTCATTTCTACATTGGACAGGGATAAAACTAAATTCACATCTAGATCATCTAAATGTGTCATGTTAGGATATCAACATGGAACTAAAGGATACAAGGTCTTAAACTTAGACAATCACAGCATTCAGGTAGGATTTCATGTCATGTTTTATGAGCATATCTTTCCTTAAAAAGGTCCACAGATAGACTTAGATGATCTATGCAAACTCTTTCCTGTAAAAAGAAAGGATTTAACTGAGTTTGATGAAGAGATTGTTGCTGATAAATTGCATCATGAGAATGATTCTGAGCATTTAGACATCAATCACCATTTATCATCTGATGATGCAGTTCCTGAAATATAGGAAGTCATTGCAGAACCTGAAACAATCACTGGAACACAGATTAGGAAATCTACTAGGACTAAATTCACACCTAAACATCTCGCAGATTTCCATTGTAATCTAGTCCAATTCTTTTCTTAGCCAGACCATGATTCACTCCTCAAGGACTCAAGAAGCATTCCAAATATCCTTATACCAGGTAGTCCACATCCAGTTCAAAATCATTTTGAACTCTCAAAATTATCTCATGATCATTTTGTTTTTAGTTTGAAAATATGTTGTCAAAAATAGCCAAACAATTTCCAGCATGCCATTGAAGATGAGAATTGGCAGAAAGCAATAGAAATAGAACTGAAAGCACTCTCAAACAATCATACTTGGATTATATCTGATCTACCTAAAGGGAAAAAGGCCATTGGATGCAAATGGGTGTTTAAACTCAAACATAAATCAGATGGCTCAATTGAAAGACACAAGGCAAGACTGGTTGCAAAGGGATACACTCAAAAGGAAGGAATAGACTACACAGAAATATTCTCCCCAGTTGCAAAGTTCACTACCATCAGAATCTTGCTTGTGATTACAGCTTCTAAGAAATGGCACACTGCTCAACTAGACATCAACAACGCATTCCTGTATGGTGATCTAGATGAGGAAGTCTATATGAAGCCTCCCCTAGGTTCAGATATACCTCCCTTAGAAATGCTCAGTGAATCCAATTTCCTTGGTTGCAAACCTGCATCCACTCCAATGCCTTACTCTGTTGAATTCTCGGATGAATCTCCAAAGCTTGCAGATCCTTCCATCTATAGGATGTTGATTTGGAAAATTACTCTATCTTACTCACACACGACCTGACATCTCACAGAGTACACAACATTTATCACAATTTCTATGTGATCCAACAGAAGAGCATTTAAAGGCAGCACATAGAGTTCTAAGGTACTTGAAAGCATCTCCAGGAAAATGGCTCCTTTTTCATTCTGAGAACAACTTGGAGCTGAAATCCTACGCCGATGTTGACTGGGCAAAATGTCCTCTGACCAGGAAGTCTATAACAGGATTTTGTATTTTTCTGGGTGATTCTCTTGTCTCATGGAAATCTAAGAAGCAATCGACCATCTCTCGATCCTCTGCCGAAGCGGAATACAGAGCTCTCGCCATGGTTGCCTGTGAGCTTCAATGGATTCGTTATCTTCTTCAAGATCTTCAGATAAACCACACTAAACTTGCAATCTTATATTGCGACAATCAATCGGTCATTTACATATCACGCAATGCCGTTTTTCATGAACGAACAAAACACATTGAGATTGATTGCCACATAATAAGAAATCAGGTAAAGGCTGGTTTGATTCAATTACTCCCAATTTCATCTTCGCTGCAAATCGCCGATTTATTCACAAAATCCCAAAGAGCACCCATATTTCGCTTCTTTCTGTCCAAGCTAGAACTTCTCGAATCCGAGACGAAGTTCTGCTTGAGGGGGACTGTTGAAATATGTTTACAGCTATACCTCCACTACAAGTAGCATGGTAGACATTGCACTCATTACCTCCACTACAAGCGTGGTGGCCATTACACTCATTACTTCTACTACAAGGATGCTCATTACCTCCACTACAAGCATGGTAGCCATCGCACTCATTACCTCTACAAGTATGGTGGACATTGCACTTATACCTCTACTGCAAGCATGTATATTATTTCCATTAGAGATAAAACTAGTAGTATAAATGAACACAATCATAGTTTGTAATTTCTTAACTTGAAGCTTAATTTGAGAGATGGTGGATCCATTGATTTGTTTTTCCCAGTTGATGTCAAAGTTGACAGCGGGAGGGAATGAAGAATAAAGCTGTGAATTCTTTTAAAAAATTGGAAAAGTTAGTTTTAAGATGATCATGTGTTTGGGAAATAGATTTGATTGGATTAAGATTTGTGAATCCGAAATTTGCTAATACTCACTTTTAAATGATTGGTCTGACGAAATCGAAATTATTCAAAATCCATGAACTGAGGCTTGTCAATAATGGAAGGTATTATTGACGAAACAAACGCTCGCGAATTTCAGTGGAAGACGATGggttaaaagaattgatttgtactaTCCCATACCAACAAGTTGCAACTTCTTTTCGGTAGCCCATCGATAGAAACTCCATGGTTAAACGTGCTCGACCAGGAGTAGTCGAGGATGGGTGACCATCTGGGAAGTTTCTCGAAATTCCCCGGATAGCGTGCAAGTGAGGACAAAGCATGCTGGAAAAACGTGTGTTGGTCTGTGGAGACAGTCTTTGTCGATTCTTTGGCGACGCCGTGCCCGTTGTGCCGCCGGTGCCGGTGAGACCGAGAAGAGAACGGCCAGCGAGCCGGGGCCGGGTCGTTACAACGAATGTATGATTTTATTCGGGTGGGATCGTTGAGAGTTTTATTATCCGCATCAAATTTAGTTAATAACATTTAATTTTGATATATTTTTTTCAATAAACAAAAGTATATGGGATTATGGAAAATTGAAGTTGTACCGCgaaatttttttattaaattaaattgtgattcataaaaaaattaatcataaataataatttaattttaCTAATTAAGTGAAATTTATTTCATTGAAATAaacttattattaaaaataaaattgtaAAATTTACTTGATACaatcatattaaataataataaaaataaaatatttatatcgatccaatttatatttgacaattaatttatttaaacgttaataatcatatttataaaggACATATATATTAGTCTAATTCATATTCAAAGatgtctcaatatatatatatatatatatttgaggacTAAAGACTTTAGTGGATGTCATTGGAAAAAAAATATTTGAACACTAAAAACTTTAATAGTCATATTTATAaggatatatatattatataattttttaaatGAAGTAGAGAAGGAAAAAACCTACCGAAAAGTCTTCAATTCAAACTACCACCAAGCCTATATATTTAtaaagagttatatatatatatatatatatattatatcattttATAATGAAGTCAGAGAAGGGAAGGGAAAAAAATTGGACCGTGATTCGAACCCAAGAACAAACAGAAAAATTGAGAGTCATACGCATAGACCACTGAGTCAAGACGTTTTTTATGTCTCTGTGCgatgaataatatatatatttccttCGTATAATTTAATTTTTTTCAAAAAATTGGGTGGGACATGGTCCCTCCCAACTTACACGTGGGTCCGCCCCTGCCTATATACAATCGTTGGCTTGGAATTTTTAAAAAATCTCCCAATCGGCGTCCCCATGTCCGTcactttccagaagtatcacctaGAGCACCATCGATTCCAAGGAGTAGATGGCATAGACATGGACATCCCGAGCCACACAGAAGCTTGTAAGATTCTTCTGCAATTCAAGAACTCAGTTTGAAGCACAAACTGAACTACTGAAGCTTTCACTAAGAAAcaggacaacaacaacaacaagaacacaGCAAGCTGTAGAACAGATTCAACTACAAGCAAATATACAATAGAAATCCATTATGTTATTGATTTGATGATAAAATACTATGATTTTCTTTATTCTCACTGGTTTAAAGGTAGGAAATCCTAATAAAACTAAGTTCAAGGTTGTTTGATTATACCTAGATTACCAATACAAACTGtaatttgaaactgaaaaacaaTGAACACACCTGCAATTTTTATTAATAGGGAACTTAAAACTTGCCTTTCGGCATACAAGCCTATTTATATGAGACTTCTAAACAAACCTAAACTGTAATTTTAATCCTTTTACAGTCCAAGTTTTTACAAGGTAAAAGTAATTAAGATAGAATACTAATTGATATTACAGTGAAGAAAACAATAATAGTGATATAGCACACCACAAAATACTAATATACTAACTTATAGTGGAAGAAGCAAAGTAAAACCATCTTGTTCCTTTTAGTAAACCAGTCCGGTTTGTCCTAAAGCAAAACAATACTGTTTTTTCTTGTCTTCGATCTTCTTTAAACTTAAATCTATCTTCTTGATTGGATTTTTGACCGACAGAGATAATATATcaacttcttctttttcttctgcaaAAACCAGTACAATTAACACAAACCTTGACTCCAGGTTGACTTTTCTTTTCAGCCATGAAAATGAACACGACCCATTGCAGAAAGTACTCTCAATACATTCCAAATGTATCTGTAAAACTGCTTCTTTGATATCTCCAACAGAATTGAATATGACCATATGACTTGTTTTGACAGTAAACTGTTATAAGCCAATAATAGCAAGAACTCATTTTCTCAGCCTAGAATTAAGCATACACCTTCACTTCATCATCCTTGTGCTATTCGTAATCGTTATGGAGCAGGAAACACAAGAAAAGTTGATCGCAGCAAAAATCCCCAATTTCAGTCCATGTTCTTCATTTTCCAGAAATCCTCCAAGACATTTTATTCATTACTAGTTAATCAGTTAAATTGACCATTCCAATCAATTCATAGCTTCAATTCGATATGAAATGAGCTTTTGAATCATCGAAATCCATCAACTAACGAGAGATTAACATTAAACCCTAGCTTTACTATGCGTCTGACAAATAAGGAAAGTCAACACACTGTTTCATTGTCATAATTAGAAAACCTAACCTTCTGATTTGGCGTTTCGATTCAAGAGAATTTCAGTTCAATTCCTCTTAGAAGCATTGTAGTCGAGGTCTCCCTGAACAGTTTGAACAACTCCCTGAGCTCCGACTATCTTCCGATCGTCCCGCAAGATCGTTTTTCGTCTTCACGGCGAACTGGTTCTTAATATAGTCCGCGAGGTCCTTCATCTTCTTCCCGAATACAAAATTGTCCTTCACTTTATTCCAAGATTCATTATCCTCCTCGTCTCTAGACAGCTCTATTTCTTCACTGACAAAACCTGAATCAATCCTGAGCTTGCTTCCTTCACACTGTTTTGTTCCTTCTTTGTTCAGAATCCTTGAGAGAACATTGAAGAATGTTTTCGAAGTGAAATTGCCTAAAACAGTTGCTTGCAGTCTAAGCTTCTTCTTTTCCAATCTCCTCTGCTTCAAAATCTTCTTCTTCTCGGTTTCATTGTTCCTTGGCCTGTCCTGAGAACTCACCAATGCATCAATAAGGTCCTGGTATGCTGGAGTAACGAAACAACCCATTTCAACAAAGCTCATGTCGTAAAGAACATTTTCGCATAGTGCTTGTGGGTCATCTTTCAGCTTTTCTTCTATGCTCTTCGGACATTATTTCTAAAACCAAAGCCTCCTGGTTAATGAGAATTCGTCAAATTTTCTATTCAGATTGGCCTTGATGCAGCCATGGTTTACTTCTGGGGATGGAAATCTCTTGGCTATTTGATCCTCTCCACATTTTTTGGAGGCGGAATGCATCCAATGGCCGGTCATTTCATCTCGGAACACTATGTGTTCAAGAAAGAGCAAGAGACGTATTCTTATTATGGTCCCCTCAACTTTCTGACGTGGAGTGTTGGATACCACGACGAACACCACGATTTCCTCAGGATTCCAGGCCACAAGCTTTACAAAGTGAAGGAGATTGCACCAGAATATTACGAGGGCTTGGAATCATATAAATCTTGGAGCCAGGTCATCTACATGTATATAATGGATAGAACTGTCGGACCCTATAGCCGCATGAAGATAAAGCTCTCGCCAAGTACTAAAAAATCTGAGTAGGTTCTTGATCGCCGCATATATTTGTTCGGATTTGTATTGCTTTTGTAGCTTTCTTGGGGACGCAAAATGTCACGATCATTCATGATAACTTTTTTGTTTACTTAAATCATATAGGGGAGATTGGAAATCGATAGATATGTTCGTTTATTCTTTTTCCCTTTGATTCTTCATGCTGTTTATATTCGTGTGCATGACATTGTGTATCCGGAATGATTAGAGATATATAACTACGGTCTAATGCTTTTGGGGGACTTATAAAGTGTATTTTACAAAGATTAAGTAGTAAAATATTCGACGTGTATAAGTTCAATTAATGATTTGTAAGAAAAGTAATGTCTGGTATTGTGTAAATTACAACACGATTACGTAACTTAGAAGCCAGGAAACAGTTTAGATCCCAATAACACTACAACTCGGAATTAAATCCTTTACTATGCATCAATAAGAATACAACTCGGAACTAAAATTATTACCCAGAAAACAAACCATCAAAAAGACTACAACTCGATACAAAATTACTTCCCAGTATCAAAAACATGCTCATTCAAGCTTATTTCCAGTTTCAAAGTTTTCCCATTTCCTTTTCTTTTCCAGAGAAGAGAAAAAACTATGTCTTTCTTCACTATTCGGACATAGAGTTGCTGCTTCACCAGCATTGGAAGCTTCGGAACGTCCATCAAAGATAACAACAAAACAGTATAGAAATGCTGGCTATTGATTTCTTACAGACTCATTTTTTATGTTTCTGTAAAATCACAACCGCAGAAATTAACAGTAGAATCACAATGGACGATTGCTTACCTAAGTCTTTCTTAGCTTGATCTGTTTTCCCTTGCTCTTGCATCCTCATGTATCTCATTCGTTTGCTAGCATTTAGAAAATTTTGTTGCAAGATTTCTTGCTGATATTTTTTAACAGAGTCGGTTCATTGAGCTAGTATTCTTGTTATTCAGAAGCTTTTTAGGCAGATGATGTTTTAATTTCTGCTTGATAATGAGTGTTTGTTATTGCTAACTTATTATCGAGTATATTCAATTGCTGTTATCAAA includes:
- the LOC139883065 gene encoding uncharacterized protein, yielding MTLRSKVKYNFVNGKIQQPDENDVNFPNWDRCNITISCWIMNSISASIQPSIFRFKTTYAMWKDLQGRFSKTDFSRISDIQEEIFSLKQGDLNISDYYTKMRILWDEFDDLRPVLECEYNQVPKGLNAVYAQTRSTIMMMDPIPPLEKVYATVAQYERHNILPSDTNEPTLAAFSSAKGPK